Part of the Leptospira langatensis genome is shown below.
TCGTGCTGATAGACAACAGCTTGGTAGCCCTCGATGACCTCGTCATGGTTACCTCCCTTCTCGTCCATCCACTTCATTCGGATCTTGTTCGGTCTTTCCACATAGCCCCTCATTCCTGGAACGGAAAGACAACCTTCCCAATTTCCATCCACAGACTCTGTGATCGGAGTGATCTCCGGATTGAGCAGGATCCTTTCGGGAACCTGAGAGCTTGCGGGTGCCTCATCGTCCGGTTCGGAACCAACTACTACGATCTTTTTCAGGATCCCGATCTGAGGAGCGGCTAGTCCTACACCTTCCGCATGTCTCATCGTATCAAACATATCGCGGATCAGTTTCTTGAACTCTTTTGTACCCAATTCGTCCGGACTTACGAGTTCGCTCGTTTTTCTCAGAAGAGGATCACCGATTTTTAGGATTTTGCGCACTGACATTTTAGAACCTAGTCCTAGTGCCATTTTTTACCGGTTTTTGCCCACCAGATTTCAAAAAGGATTCTAACATTTTAGCTAATATTTGCGAGCTAGGTTCCGAAAAATTCGAGTTTAAGGTCTCCCAGCGATATACGGAAGTAGAAATGGAAAGATTTTGCAGAAAGGACGCCTGGGATTCCAGGGGTCCGACCGTCCTTGGCAATAGGATCCCCATGGGGCAAGGAACTGTTCCGGAATACAAATCTTCCTTCTCAAGGCCGTTCCATACTTTTTCCAGGCCAAACGGATCCAAGAAGAAGCGGGGGATCTGTGTAAGATTCCTAAGGAACCAGTCGGCCTTTTCCAATAGGGGAATGGCATAACCGGAAACAGGCATCGGATTCGGGAAAATTAGAAAAATGGAACTCACTTTATCGGGATTTTCGAAAGCAAAAGGAAGTGCGATCCTAGCGGAGAATCCTTCGGCGATCAGGATCAGCTTCTTCTTTCGAGTGGAAAGGAACTGATAGATCTCCGTCGGCGCAAATCCCGAAAATTTCTCAGGAGACTCTGCAACAGTAAGGTAATATTCGGAAGAAAGTTCCGGAGAAAAAGACCGGTTGAAAGAATGCAAAGGGTCCCGGAGCCAAAGTACTTCGTCTCGTTTCGGATTTCCTCGGCTTGTAAAAGTCCAGCGATTGTCTTGCATAAGTCTTGACAGTGTTCACGAAAGGAAACTATCTATTAGGTTGCCTGGAGGGTGGTTGGAGACGAGGGGAATCGAACCCCCGACCTTTTGAATGCCATTCAAACGCTCTCCCAACTGAGCTACGTCCCCGCGATTCCAAGTTGGTTTTTCAGGGACCACTGTCAATAGATAATTCATAGGAGCAATCGAATGAGCGATTCCGTCGAGGAACTACAGAAAAAGATAAAAATCCAGAACGATATTATCAAAGGTTATGAGAAAGTTCTGAGATTGAATGAACAAGAATTAGAAAATGCGGATGAGATCATTCGTATGTATGAAACTATCATACAATATTCCGGACAAGAATTAAAGAACGTAAAAGAAGCATTCGACGCAACCTCCATTGTAACTAACTTATCCAGAGACGAGTTGATCACCGCAATGAGCAAGATCAAAGATCTAGAACTCGCAAACAAAAAATTAAGGGAACAATCCCTCAAGTTCCAAGCCTAATTTTCCTACCTTGACTCAGCCTAAAAAAAAGGAGACATTGCTTAGAAGTCGACCCGACGGCTCCCTCTTCTTGGAGGAGGGTCTCGGAGTCTCCGCGATCTTTGACAGCTTCTTACGAGAGTCCATGGCTCTCACCCGAGCGGAAGTCGGGGGTATCTTTGCAAGAACTGAGTCGGGGCAGATCCGACAAATTTCCGGAAAGAATGAAAAGGATCTGATAGAAGCATCTCACTGGGCATTCTCCGATTCCGGCAAAGACCTTTTATTAGAAAAAGGTAAAACTCCCCCCTGGGGCAAGCACGCCAGCAAATATCCTATTCTTGTCTGCAAACTCAAAGCGGAAGATGTGGATAATACTCTCAAAAAGAACCAGTCCAGTTACGCAATCCTTGTTCTTCTCGGAAAGACTACCGCGGATCGATTTGCTAAGACTGACTTCGAATTGCTCCGTACCACTTGCAAAACCGTAGGAAGACTTCTCAAGGAGTCCCATGTCTCAGGTGATGCGTCTCTTGTGACACTCTCCTTACTTGCTACGACTCAATTGGTTTTGGAAGCGGCTCAGGCAAAGAGACAATCTGAGCGTTTCGATTTTCTACTTACCGAGGTCATTCGGGTTTCGGGACTCATCAATTCTTCTCTGGATCTTTCTCAGCTTTTAGAAGCGATCATGCTTTCGTCCAAGACAGTGTTTCGGACAGAAGCATGCAGTGTACTTCTTCTGGACGAGACGAAAGAGAATCTTTACTTTCATACTGTTTTGGGGGAAAAGAGCGAAGCAGTCTCCAAGATGAAGGTCCCGGTCGGCAAAGGGGTCGCCGGTTTAGTCGTTCGGGAAAGAAAGCCCATCATTATCAACGACGCTCAAAACGACGATCGTGTCTATAAGGAAGTGGACAAGGCTTCTCAGTTCACTACCAGAAACATCATGGCTGCACCTCTCGTTGCAAACGACGAGGTGATCGGCGTTATCGAAGCAATCAATACCGTTGATAGAGAAACATTCACTGGCGAAGACCTAGAGCTATTCTTGAGCTTTTCCGGAACCTCAGCACTTGCGATCCAAAAAACGGGACTTCTCCAAAACTTGGAAAATGCAAACAGGGATCTCCGAAAAAAAGTCTCGGAACTACAGTCCTTATTCGAACTTTCCCAAGCAGTTAGTCAATCCAGCAATCGCTTGAGCCTTGTCAGAAGATCCATCCGAATGATCATCCGAGAGTTGGATGCGACTGTCGCCGGTATCTTCTTATATAGCCTTAGTAAAGAAGATCATGTAAACTGCGCATACTTTGATGGGAATCGAGAAAAGATCGATCGAGTCCTAGAATCCGAAATGGAAGGAACCCAAATCCTATCCAGCATCAAAGAAGGATTGCCTGTTTTAAAAAGAGACATCCTAAACCAACCATTCCCCAAGGAGTTGGATCGAAGGTTCTTGAAAGGGTCCTATATTATCGTTCCCTTATTCTTATCCAGTGGGGAAGCATACGGTGCCGTGACAGTAGGAGATAGAAAGGATAAACTTTCCTACCAGGATTCTGATTTTAGGCTCTTGCAGACCATGGCTTCTCAGTTCACAAAAGGATTCGAGGCATTCCGTTTACGTAACGAGATGTTGGAGAAGAAGGCGATCCAACAGGAGATGGAGATCACTCGAAAGATCCAACAGAACATTCTTCCTTCGGAGAAGTCCTTCCATTCTAATTTCGATCTGGGAATTCTTTCTGCTCCTGCCAAGGATGTTTCGGGAGACTTTTACGATTACTACCAGTACAGCGACGGACAGTATTCGTTTTTGATCGCAGACGTTTCCGGTAAAAGCCTACCTGCAGCACTTTTCATGGCGATGAGTTCTTCTATCATTCGTACTCTAGCTCGAAACCATGATCTAACTCCGGAAGAGATCCTTCGACAAGGAAATGAACTCATCTTCGAGGACTCTCATTTTGGGATGTTCGTAACCGCATTCTTCATTCACTATAATCCTTCTCTCTTTACGATCGAGTATGCATCCGCTGGTCATAACGACCAGGTCTGGATCAAGGAAGATGGCTCTTATGAATTGCTCAAAGGACAAGGTCCTCCTTTAGGTGTGATCCCAACTGCAAAGTACAAGGGCGGGAATTTCCGAGTCAAACCGGGAGATATCTTCGTTCTATACACGGACGGCGCAGTGGAGGAGAAGGATCCACAAGGTAATGAGTTCGGATTGGAAAGGATGATCGAAGAGATCCGAGCGAGAAGGCATCTTCCTGCAAAGAAAATCGTAGAAGAATTGTACCATACAGTGAGAGAGTTCTCGTCTGGAAAAGAGCCTTTCGACGATTTTACGGTCCTTCTTCTGAAGTACAACGACGATTTTCAATTTTTTAGGACCTTTGATGCCAGTACGGCTCAAATCCCCATTTTCAGAGAGTTTATTTACGATACGATCAAGGTAAGGAATCTACCGGATTTCCTAAGAGATGATATACTTTTGGCCTGCGACGAGGCTGCGACCAATATTGTAATGCACGGTTATAGGGATACTCTGCTCAGAAATCCGAAATTCGATTGTAAAATTCGGTTCACGGAAGATTCTATCACGATCGTATTAACGGATTCCGGAAGGGGATTCGATAGAAGGACCGTCAAAGAGCCTTCCATAGAGGAAAATCTCACCGGAAAGAGAAAGGGCGGCTTCGGCGTATATCTGATAGAGACGTTAATGGACGTTGTGGATTATAAGATCGAGGAGGGAAGGAATCTTCTTACCCTCCAAAAATACTTTCGTTAAGCGACTGAGGAAAGGATGGAACTTACAGTAGAAATCAAAGGGAACTCGAGGGTGATTCATCTGATCGGGAACATGGATGTTCATAATACCCATAGGATCGAACAAGCGTTCATGGATCATATCCGAAAGGCTACGGAGCAGAATATCGTATTGGACATGTCCAATGTAGAGTTCGTTTCTTCGGCAGGCCTTAGAGTGATCGTAGGATCCTTGCGAGTCTGCAAGGAAAGAGAGATCCAATTGAAACTTGCAGCGCTTCGTCCTGCGGTGAGAAAGGTATTCGAGATCATAGACATGGATTCTCTTTTTAGGATCTATGATACGGTAGATTCTTCCTTACAATAGTTCCCTATACGAACCGCCTCGATTTTTAAAAAGAGGCGCTAGTACTTCTTCTGAACCTCTTCCCATATTTGATTTTAAGCTTTCCTCCCAGACCTTTTTCTAAAAACCTGTGTACGGGCGGACAACACCAATATGTCGGAACACACGTACTCGTTTGAAAATCCATTCCTAAATACTAGTAATGCGGAACCGGAAACCAGTCCCGGTATCTATGAAGAAGCAAATACCATGGGCAAAGAGCTCTTGGAGAAACCCCTTAAAGGTGGTGGAACGGACAGGATCCTAGTCCAACACTCCAAGGGAAGGATGACTGTTTGGGAAAGAATTAAGGTACTTACCAATTCCGAACCGAATATACTCTACCAAAACTGGGGAAAGAACCTAGACGGTGCTTCCCTAATCACTGGAATCTTAAATATTAACGGAAGGGATGTCGCGATCTACGGACATGACTTCACCTTGAGAGCCGGTTCCATGGACGCAACCAATGGAAACAAGCTTGCGAGACTCATCTATATGGCGGGAGAGCATGGAATTCCTTTGATCGGAATGAACGACTCCGCCGGTGCCTATGTTCCTGCGGGAGTGGGCGGGTTAGACGGTTATTCGGAAGCGTTTACTGCTCTTCGTAAGATCAGCGGAGTAGTCCCAAGCCTAATGCTCATGTTCGGATTCAACGCTGGGGGAGGAGCTTATCTTCCAAGACAGGGATCTTTCATGATCCAACCGGAAGGTACCTTCTTCGGATTGACCGGACCTGGAGTCGTTAAATCGGTTCTGGGAGAGGATATCAGCGCCGACGATCTAGGTGGACCGAAAGTCCATGGACAAAGCGGTGTTGTGGATCTGGTTACGAACGACGAGTTAGGCTCTCTTAGAACTGCACTTCGTCTTCTATCGTATCTGCCGGACAATAACTCTAGCCTTCCTCCTTTCCATCCTACCTCGGATCCTACAGACAGATTCATTTACGAGGAAGAGATCCTTTTCAAAAAGACGTTCAATTCCCCAACAGGAATGAACACTCCATTCGATATTACATTATATATTCAGAATATATGTGACCATGGACAGTACTTCGAGATCCAACCGCAAAGATCCAGGAACCTGGTAACTGCATTCGGTAGATTAGGGGGGCACGTAGTAGGTTTCGTAGCGAACAACTCTGCTGTTTCTTCCG
Proteins encoded:
- a CDS encoding STAS domain-containing protein, yielding MELTVEIKGNSRVIHLIGNMDVHNTHRIEQAFMDHIRKATEQNIVLDMSNVEFVSSAGLRVIVGSLRVCKEREIQLKLAALRPAVRKVFEIIDMDSLFRIYDTVDSSLQ
- the def gene encoding peptide deformylase, yielding MSVRKILKIGDPLLRKTSELVSPDELGTKEFKKLIRDMFDTMRHAEGVGLAAPQIGILKKIVVVGSEPDDEAPASSQVPERILLNPEITPITESVDGNWEGCLSVPGMRGYVERPNKIRMKWMDEKGGNHDEVIEGYQAVVYQHECDHLNGVLYVDRLKSTKMFGFNDSMEFSGPILD
- a CDS encoding acyl-CoA carboxylase subunit beta: MSEHTYSFENPFLNTSNAEPETSPGIYEEANTMGKELLEKPLKGGGTDRILVQHSKGRMTVWERIKVLTNSEPNILYQNWGKNLDGASLITGILNINGRDVAIYGHDFTLRAGSMDATNGNKLARLIYMAGEHGIPLIGMNDSAGAYVPAGVGGLDGYSEAFTALRKISGVVPSLMLMFGFNAGGGAYLPRQGSFMIQPEGTFFGLTGPGVVKSVLGEDISADDLGGPKVHGQSGVVDLVTNDELGSLRTALRLLSYLPDNNSSLPPFHPTSDPTDRFIYEEEILFKKTFNSPTGMNTPFDITLYIQNICDHGQYFEIQPQRSRNLVTAFGRLGGHVVGFVANNSAVSSGQIDIGAARKGTRFIRFCNVYNIPLVFLEDTTGFLPGKEQEQNGIVLEGRKLLDSIIDIRTPRLTLIIRNAFGGAYATFNSYHTGADMVFALPTARIAVMGPAGKDYVYKDEISEIQREYKENLKKGVSEKEAAATRDKKLQSLSQRYEKELMNPKEALSLGSVSRIVLPGTTRNILFQNLDYLIRHYKPGPMSGPQREFE
- a CDS encoding SpoIIE family protein phosphatase; its protein translation is MTQPKKKETLLRSRPDGSLFLEEGLGVSAIFDSFLRESMALTRAEVGGIFARTESGQIRQISGKNEKDLIEASHWAFSDSGKDLLLEKGKTPPWGKHASKYPILVCKLKAEDVDNTLKKNQSSYAILVLLGKTTADRFAKTDFELLRTTCKTVGRLLKESHVSGDASLVTLSLLATTQLVLEAAQAKRQSERFDFLLTEVIRVSGLINSSLDLSQLLEAIMLSSKTVFRTEACSVLLLDETKENLYFHTVLGEKSEAVSKMKVPVGKGVAGLVVRERKPIIINDAQNDDRVYKEVDKASQFTTRNIMAAPLVANDEVIGVIEAINTVDRETFTGEDLELFLSFSGTSALAIQKTGLLQNLENANRDLRKKVSELQSLFELSQAVSQSSNRLSLVRRSIRMIIRELDATVAGIFLYSLSKEDHVNCAYFDGNREKIDRVLESEMEGTQILSSIKEGLPVLKRDILNQPFPKELDRRFLKGSYIIVPLFLSSGEAYGAVTVGDRKDKLSYQDSDFRLLQTMASQFTKGFEAFRLRNEMLEKKAIQQEMEITRKIQQNILPSEKSFHSNFDLGILSAPAKDVSGDFYDYYQYSDGQYSFLIADVSGKSLPAALFMAMSSSIIRTLARNHDLTPEEILRQGNELIFEDSHFGMFVTAFFIHYNPSLFTIEYASAGHNDQVWIKEDGSYELLKGQGPPLGVIPTAKYKGGNFRVKPGDIFVLYTDGAVEEKDPQGNEFGLERMIEEIRARRHLPAKKIVEELYHTVREFSSGKEPFDDFTVLLLKYNDDFQFFRTFDASTAQIPIFREFIYDTIKVRNLPDFLRDDILLACDEAATNIVMHGYRDTLLRNPKFDCKIRFTEDSITIVLTDSGRGFDRRTVKEPSIEENLTGKRKGGFGVYLIETLMDVVDYKIEEGRNLLTLQKYFR